In Micromonospora sp. WMMD980, the following are encoded in one genomic region:
- the nagA gene encoding N-acetylglucosamine-6-phosphate deacetylase: protein MTRRVTGKVVTPTGVVRQGCVEIADGRITAVAEYPSVRDGHWIVPGFVDMHTHGGGGHTFTTGDPESARQAAAFHLGHGTTTLLASLVSSPFALMRDATVAFRPLVESGVLAGLHFEGPYLSTDRCGAQNPEFLRDPSTEELTELIGLGGGTVRMVTLAPERAGATGAIELLVANGVVAAVGHTDATWEQTRAAVAAGASVGTHLFNGMRPVHHREPGPVVALLEAPGVVCELVADGVHLHDGMLGFAASVAGPDRAALITDAMAAAGMPDGDYELGGQAVTVADGVARLSDGGAIAGSTLTMDAALRHAVGAGVALPDACRMVATTPARALGLGDRVGALRTGLRADLVVLDDDLNVVRVMRGGDWVD, encoded by the coding sequence ATGACCCGGCGCGTGACCGGCAAGGTGGTGACCCCGACCGGCGTCGTCCGGCAGGGCTGCGTGGAGATCGCCGACGGCCGGATCACCGCCGTGGCCGAATATCCCTCGGTGCGCGACGGCCACTGGATCGTGCCCGGTTTCGTGGACATGCACACCCACGGCGGCGGTGGGCACACGTTCACCACCGGCGACCCGGAGTCCGCCCGGCAGGCCGCGGCGTTCCACCTCGGACACGGCACCACCACGCTGCTCGCCAGCCTGGTCAGTTCGCCGTTCGCGCTGATGCGCGACGCCACCGTCGCGTTCCGCCCGCTCGTCGAATCGGGCGTGCTCGCCGGCCTGCACTTCGAGGGCCCCTACCTGTCCACCGACCGCTGCGGCGCGCAGAACCCGGAGTTCCTGCGCGACCCGTCCACCGAGGAGCTGACCGAGCTGATCGGGCTGGGCGGCGGCACGGTGCGGATGGTCACGCTGGCCCCCGAACGCGCCGGCGCGACCGGTGCGATCGAGCTGCTGGTGGCGAACGGCGTGGTGGCGGCGGTCGGTCACACGGACGCGACCTGGGAGCAGACCCGCGCGGCGGTGGCCGCCGGCGCGAGCGTCGGCACCCACCTGTTCAACGGGATGCGCCCGGTGCACCACCGCGAGCCCGGCCCGGTGGTGGCGCTGCTGGAGGCCCCGGGAGTGGTCTGCGAACTGGTCGCCGACGGCGTGCACCTGCACGACGGCATGCTCGGCTTCGCCGCCTCGGTGGCCGGCCCGGATCGGGCCGCGCTGATCACCGACGCGATGGCCGCCGCCGGGATGCCCGACGGCGACTACGAGTTGGGCGGCCAGGCGGTGACCGTGGCCGACGGCGTGGCCCGGCTCAGCGACGGCGGCGCGATCGCGGGCAGCACGCTCACCATGGACGCCGCGCTGCGGCATGCGGTCGGCGCGGGTGTCGCGCTTCCCGACGCCTGCCGTATGGTCGCCACCACCCCGGCGCGGGCCCTCGGCCTGGGCGACCGGGTCGGGGCGCTGCGAACCGGCCTGCGCGCCGACCTGGTGGTGCTCGACGACGACCTGAACGTGGTGCGGGTGATGCGCGGCGGCGACTGGGTGGACTGA